The window ACCGTCGCCGCTCCGGCGTCGAGAGGCTTTGAAACGCATCGGAGTTTCATTCAAGGTTGGGTCGAGCACAGCGAAACCCAACAGCTCGGTTACGGTCGCTCCGCTCGCCAACCCAACATACGCGGCTTATCTTGACCCCATTGGAGCAGCCTCGGGGTTGGCGAACCTGCAGGCGGGCTTCCCAAATTCCCTGTGATCAGATGGGAAACCTTCAGACGTCTTGCTGTTCCGAGGGCCATGGAACTTCTGAAGAAACTCTCGTTTCGGGCAATACTCGAACGGATACTCGATCGACCGGTGTTGGTCCTGTTGGCCGTGGTCGGCATATCGGTTTTGTTCGCATGGCATCTCCCGCGCCTCTGCTTTCGCACCTCCATATACGACCTCGTCATCCAGGATCTGCCTGAAACATCCCGCTACGAGGAATTCAAGAAGATTTTCGGATCCGACGAGATCATCCAGGTCGTGATCAAAGGCAAGAACATATACGACCCGGTCACGTTCGAAAAAGTCGAACAACTCGCCCGGGTCGCCTCTGACATCAAAGGGGTTAGGCGGGTCATCAGCCTGCCCGGTATTCGGAAATCGGTGGACATCGGAGGGAAGTGGACTCTCGAACAGTTCGCCGACGTGGCCGGTGCGGTGGCGCTCTTCCAGCGGAATCTCATTTCCGAGGACCGGACCACCACGGTATTGAACGTGATTCTTGAGGACGGAGCCGATAAGGACCAAGTCCTCTCCGCCCTGCAAGGGATGATCGATCGGGAATCCGGCGAGCTTTCTCTTTACCAGATCGGCATGCCCCTCGTGTCCCAGGCCCTGGCTTCATTCACTCAAAAGGACTTCTTCTTCCTTCCTCCCATTACTTTTCTTTTGATCGCCGTGGTTCTTTTTATCCTGTTCCGCTGCCTTTTATGCCTACTCCTCNNNNNNNNNNNNNNNNNNNCCTTTTATGCCTACTCCTCCCGTTGGCCTCCGTGCTCCTCACGCTGTTATGGACGCTCGGCCTCATGGCCTGGACCGGGACGGCCATGTCCATGCTCACCATGATCGTTCCGGTGTTCCTCATCGCCGTGGGCACGGCCTATTGCCTTCACCTGATGTCCGATTACGTCGATCGGGTGGAGCGATGTCCGTCCCGACGGGAAGCCGTCTTCGAGACCTTCTCCAGGCTCACACTGCCTACGGCTTTGGCGGTTCTGACCACCGCCATAGGTATTGGGTCCCTTCTGGTCAACCGTATCGTCGCCATCCGTGAATTCGCCATTTTCTCCTGCTTCGGAATCTTCAGTCTCCTGATTATCCTGCTCACTTTCTTTCCGTCGGTCCTGGTGCTCGCTCCCACGCCGACGAAAAAGAAACAGGATTCCGCACGCGGTCGGCTCTCCGCCGCTTTCATAGAGTTGGTCATCCGCCTCAATCTCAAGCACCAGCGCGTCGTGTTGCCGGTTCTGGGGATCGTCGCACTCGTCTGCGGCATCGGCGTCTTCCGCTTACAGATCCAGACCAACCCCATAGGGTACTTCAAGGAGAATACCCCGGTGAGCCGTCACTTTCACGACATTTACCGGGACATGTCCGGGAGCTTTCCCATAAACGTGTTCATGAGCGGCTCCACGGACGACTATTTCGAGGACCCCGAACACGTGGCCGACATCGCCCGTTTTCAGAAGTACGTTGAAACTCTGCCGGAAGTGGACAAAACCATATCCTTCGCCGACTACCTAAAGCTGGTCAACTACGTGCTGAACCGGTTCAATCCGGAATACTACGCCCTGCCCACGCAGGCCTATCAGATCAGGATGTTGATCAACAACTACAAAATCATCCTCGGAGAAGAAATGCTGACCCGGTTCATGAATCCGAACTTCTCCGCAACGAACATCCTGTTGTTAACCCACATTTCGAGCTCCCGCGGTTTCCTGCGGACGCGAGACATGATCCTGGCCTACGCGCACAGTGATTTTTCGAAGGACATCCGATGGGACGTGACGGGATTCGGAATCGTTCTTTCCGCCAGCAGCCACCTGATCACCACCGGGCAAGTTAAAAGCCTTTCTCTCACGGTAGTCCTTGTCTTTGGAATCATGTTCCTGCTTTTTCTGTCGAGCAAAGTGGGGCTCATCGCCATTGTGCCCAACCTGTTTCCCATCGTCATCAACTTCGGAATCATGGGATGGTTCGGTATCGAGCTGTCCATGGTCACCAGCCTCATTGCCGGCATTGCCATCGGCCTGGCCGTGGACGATACCATTCACTATCTGGTCCGCTACAATATCGAGTTCAAAAAGGATCTGGACGATACGAACGCTCTCGCCGCAACGCTCAGACATGTGGGCAGGCCGATCGTGTTCACCAGCCTCACGATCAGCCTGGGCTTTTCCGTCTTGGCGTTCTCGAGTTTCAATCCAACGGCCGTTTTCGGCGTACTGATGGTCATCACCATGATTTCGGCTCTGGTGGGCGATCTGATGATACTTCCATCCCTGATGCAGCACGTCGAGTTGGTCACCATCTGGGATCTGCTCAGATTGAAATTGGGGAAAGCGCCGGAGCTGGGAATTCCGCTGTTCCGGGGCTTGACCCGGACCCAGCTCCATTACATCCTCATGGCGGGTGCGCTCAGGAAATCCGAGGCGGGCGAAGTCCTGTTCCGGAAAGGAGATGCAAGCGATTCCATGTACGCGGTCGTATCGGGAGGCATGGACGTAGTGGACCACCCGATAGGAGAAGATCCCTCCAAAACCCACGGAATCCAGAAACTGATCTCGCATATCGCGCCCGGCGATTTGGTTGGAGAAATGGGCTTGCTGCGCTCCGCGCCACGATCCGCCACGGTGATCGTCACCGAACCCTCCGAGTTGCTCCAGATCAACTGGAAGATGCTCAAAAGGCTCCAGTGGCTCTACCCGCCGGCGGCCCATAAGCTGTTTTATAACCTGATGTCCTTCCTCTGCGACCGGTTGCAGCAGACCACCGAGTGCCTTTCCCAAACCAGCCACGTGGACGGTCTCACGGGCTTTTACGATCGAGACGATTTTCTCAAGATTCTGGAGATCGAAACCTACCGGGCGCGTCGCTACGGTACGGATCTCTCCCTGTGCCTCCTGGGAATCGAGTTTCAATCCACGGACCACCATCCCAAGGAACACGCCAAGGACCAATTGCTCAAACTGCTTGGTAGAAGTCTCTCCAAGGAGGTAAGGGACTGTGACACATTGGCCCGGATAGACGCCCGCACCTTGGCCCTCCTCCTTCCCCAGACCTCCTTGCCGGACGCCCTGCCGATCTCCGACCGGTTGCGACGCATTCTGCAGGGACCCGACTTTCAGACGGAGACGCTTCGGATCACGATACAAACAGGAGTGGCCGGTCTGAACCCGGGCGCCGGAGAGACCGGCGGAGAGTTGCTGGCTCATGCCGTGAGCGCCCTGGAAGCAGACGGCCGATGAATGCTTCTTGACTTTTGAATCCTTGTAATTACAAGGCTTATAAAGAAGCTGGGTGTGATTGATTCGGAATCCCAGATAGAGATTATATCCATCCTACAGCGAATGTTCGCGTTCTAAAGCGGCTGAAGAGAGCTCCGCCGGAAAGCGCGGAATCATGCGAACGGTTCGGTCCACTGGTGCGCGATGCGCGCCGTACGCAAGCAGAACGGATAAAACGGGAGGCGACGATGGTTAGAAAAGCGCTTTGCATGGTCGCGCTGCTGGCGTTTTTGGGCTGCGCGACACAGAAGCCGGTTCTGTATCCCAATGCGTATTACCAAAAGGTCGGCGGTTCTCAGGCGGAAACGGACATCGAGGACTGCTCCTTACGCGCCCAAGAATATGTGAACTCGAACCAAGCGAGTGGCGTGGCGAAGGATACGGCGGTCGGCGGCGGTTTCGGTGCGGCCGTCGGAGCTGTGGGAGGGGCCGTCGTCGGCTCCGCGGGAAGAGGTGCGGCGGTTGGTGCGGCGACTGGGGCAACGGCCGGTCTCCTGCGCGGCCTATTCAGATCTTCGGAACCGGATCCCCTCTACAAGAGTTTCATGGAGAAATGCCTGAGGGAAAAGGGCTATGAGCCCATGGGCTGGAAATAGCACGCACAGGTTACCATCCCGCGGGGGAGGACCCGGAGCTGAATGCGTGTTTTCTTTGAAACCTTAAACAATATAACTATCGATGACCTCGCAAAAAGTCCCAGGTTGTCGTGCCGGACTTGATTCTGTATCCAGAACTATTTGAAATTGCTGGATTTCGGCTTTCGCCGGAATGACGGAAAACAACCGCCTTCGAGTTTTTACGAGTCTATCGACAGTTCTGAAAATATAGATGAATTGGACTATGATCATGCACACCAGTAGCGCATTGCAATACGCCCCTACGTCATTCGCGCTCTCATGTATCCCAGCGCCGTCATCATGCCCCGCTGATCACCATGGTTGTGTCCGAAACCTGGCAGGTCGCTGAGTGCCGAAGTGCTTCCGTCAGGCTACGGCCTTTATGTCCGCCGGCAGTCTCTGAAGGCTCAACTCTTTTAACTGCACCTTGGTACTCGCGTTGTCAATATCGATCCCTACCAGCCGGCCTTCTGCATCATAGTCCAGGACGACCCCCTCGGAGACTTCACGACTTTCCACACTTACCTTCTCCGAAAGATCGATATAGAGAGAGTCCGTCTCCGGATAATAGTTCAGCTTCATACTTTAAACCCCCTGTCGGGAAAAGCGTTATGTATCGTTTTCCTGTCGCTGAGCGTAATCACTCGTAGTATCCGTCCTGCCAGTTCGGGAACCGCACCCCAGAACCGGAACCGGTTCTGCTCCTGACGTTCGACCTTGATCGGATGTTCTATGATGCGAATGCACCATTCTTCTTTCAGGTAGGGTCGTTTTCTCAAGACTTCTTTGACGAAGTATTCGGTATATCTGTATTTGTTCGCACCCGTCACCATGTCTGCGATAGGCCTTTTGTCTTACCCGCAACATAGAGGTCGCTCTCAAGAACGAGCCACATTTCTTGCATAACCCGGTCGGGAACCGCTCTAACATTGAAGACCAACAGAATGAGTATTTCATATTATCCCGGAAATGCAAAGGCACAAAGAAGCCGGGGCGATTCGCGCAGCGACGGTGGGCGCGGTTGGCCTTACAGCGGCCTGTCGCAATACGCACCTACTGCTCTGTGCACGCCGGCTACGATCTTGCCTTTTTCACATTGAATCCTTCAGGTAAAATCCAGTCAACCGCTTTTTTCAGAAAACCGGAAAATAACCCTACGACGGTTCTTCCAATGCCTTCGCGGCATTTGGTTTTGCTACACACCGTTTTCGACGAATCCACATTCGGAACATCTTGGTCTATTACAAAAAAATCGGATCTTAAATCCGGAAGTTGTAAATACATATGCAGGCGTCGATTAAGATCCGCATCCCTGTATTCCGCTAATATGTTTTCATGGCTTCCGGTCATTTTTGATATCCTCCCTGTAGATTAAGTCCTTACCTTTTCCCGTTGAGCGATCGGCTCATCCGGGATTTCGTGCTCCGTCCATTTGGCGCTCATGATATCTCTTGATTTTTTGTTTCTGAAGTGGCATATATGCCATATAAAAGTTGGATTACGCCAAACGGAGCGCCGAAATGAAAAAAGTGACCATCCTGGCCATGCACAACGCCATGGCTTCAACGATTACCGGCCCCATGGACATTTTTTATCAGGCGGGAGTGATGTGGAACCATTTCAACGGGCAAGAGCTGACGCCGTACTTTGACGTCAAGATCGTGACCAGTACGGGAAAGCCCTTTAAATGCCTGAACGGAGTTCGGATGCTTCCCCATGGATCCATCCATGACGTACAGGATACCGACCTGATATTGGTTTCTTCGATTTTGGATATCGAAAAAACCCTCCGAGTTCAAAGCGAGGTCATCGATTGGTTAAGAGATCGTTATCGCTTGGGTTCTCATATCGGCACCATCTGCAACGGCGCCTTCGTGCTGGCTGAAACCGGATTGCTGGACGGGAAAACCGCCACAACCCATTGGGCTTACGCGAAGCAGTTCCAAGAACGCTATCCAAGGATCGAACTCAAGCCCGAGCGTCTGATTACAGACGAGGGGGATCTGTTCTGCTCGGGCGGTTTTTACGCCGGGTTGGATCTTTCTCTTTATCTGGTGGAAAAGTACTGTGGTCATGAAACGGCCTTAAAATCCTCGAAGTCCATCATTCACGATATCGGGCGTACGTCCCAGGCGCCTTATGCGATTTTCCGGTTTCAAAAAGATCATAAGGACCAACAGATTCTGGCGGTACAGGAGTGGATCGAAAACAACTTCGACCAAAACTTTGATTATGACGGCCTGGCGTTTGATCACCGTATGAGCCGGCGCACGCTGGAAAGAAGATTTAAAACGGCCACCGGTGACACCCCATTGACCTATCAGCAGCGTATCCGGGTGGAGGCTTCCAAACGACTGCTGGAAAACGGAGACCTTTCGTTTGATGAAATCACTTACCGGGTGGGTTACGAAGACAGCAGCTCCTTTCGTAAAGTCTTTTTGAAACGAACGGGCTTGCTGCCGACGGAATACAGGAAGAAATTCCAGAGGGCGTAGCATGTAGGCCGGGTTAGCGAACGCAGCGCGCGTAACCCGGCATAGGCCATCAGCCTGTCCGGCCCGCTTTATCCGTCCGGGCGACCGGACTTTTTGATTTGACACACCCCGTGCCGAATGTTATCGCTCTTTATCGTTTGGTAGCGAAGAAGAGATGAGAGGTTCCCGATGGATCAAGGTAAGTGGTTGACCATGGACGAACTGGCCGAGTACCTGAAGATGGGCCGGACAAAGCTGTATCGCATGGCGCAGGAAGGGGAAATTCCCGCTTCCAAGGTCGGCAATCAATGGCGCTTTGACCGGGAGGAAATCGACCAGTGGATGAAAAGCCAGCGGCCTTTCAGCGCCGGTCAGAAGCAGGAGGGCGTTGCACGATGATCGAGAAAAACTTCGACATATCGTTTATCGCCGACCTTGCCCTGCGGGAAACACAGATTCAGCAGAACTACCGGCCCATCATCGCGGTTCATAAATGGTTTGCCCGTAGGCCGGGCACGCTGTTTCGGGGCCTTTTGCTGTCCGAGTTTTCTGATAGCCCATTGCGGGATGCCTTTTACAGGCCAAATGACTTTCCGAACGTCAGGGTCGCGGACCCATTTATGGGGGGCGGCACGCCTCTCTTGGAAGCGAACCGCGTCGGCTGCGACGTAGTCGGTTTCGATATCAATCCGATGTCCTACTGGATCGTGAAGCAGGAAATCGAGCACCTTAATCTGGCCGCTTATGATAGAGCGGCCGACTTCCTGCGCGGCGAACTCGAAAAGGATATCGGCCGCTTGTATCGAACGAAATGCGTCATCTGCGGTAACGAGGATTCTCACGTAAAATATTTCCTGTGGGTGAAAACGACTGTATGCCAAGACTGTGGAAAGGATATCGACCTTTTCCCAGGCTATCTGCTTTCCTCGGATGCAAGGCATCCGAGAAACGTTTTCGTGTGTTCTTCCTGTGGCCAATTGACGGAAACCGGAGAAAGAAACAATCCAGGCAAATGCGGTTATTGCGGCATTCCACTTTTGCTGAACGGGCCAGCAAGCAGGAACCGTTGCAGATGTTCTCATTGCGGAGCAGGAAATAGCTTCCCCAACGCGGATTTCGGGCCTCCAAGACACCGTCTTTTTGCAATGGAATATTATTGCCCTTCCTGTAAAAGCGGCCATGCCGGACGATTCTTCAAGGCGCCTGACGAACAGGACCTTAGCCGGTTAGCGGAAGCCGAGGCGAGATGGGCTAACACGAGATCACGGTTCGTCCCCGACGATGAGATCCCCTCGGGTGACGAGACGAATCGCCTCCACCGATGGGGATATAGGCGGTATCGGGAAATGTTCAACGCCCGGCAACTTCTGGGGCTCGAACTGTCAGCCCGGATCATATCAAGAACTTCGAACGAACGTGTTCGAAACGCCCTAGCGACGAACCTGTCCGATCTTCTTCGTTACCAGAACATGCTTTGCCGCTATGACACTATGGCGCTTAAGTCACTCGACATCTTCTCCGTGCACGGATTTCCGGTGGGGCTTATTCAATGCGAATCCAATTTCTTGGGGATTCTGGACGCGAACAAGAGCGTTTGCGTGGGAAGCGGCGGATGGAAGAACATTATAGATAAATTTCGCAAGGCGAAGGCCTACTGCGACGCTCCGTTTGAAGTGAGACACGGGGGCCAACGAAAAGAAATAATGCCGATCAGGGGCGAATGGATCGGCGATCGTCTCAACGGTGGGACCACGGGGAAACACAGGGTAGTGGAAATTCATTGCGGAGATTCTGCCGCCGGCGACTTGCCGGAATCTTCGCTCGATGCGGTGTTTACCGACCCTCCTTACTTCGGGAATGTCCAGTATGCTGAATTGATGGACTTTTGTTATGTCTGGTTGCGACGATTGATCGGTGAAAAGGTTGAAGCATTTGGGAACGCATCAACGAGAAGCCGACAGGAGTTGACCGGCAACATAGATATGGGAAGGGATTTGCAGCACTTCACGGAAGGACTTTCTTCTGTTTTCCAGCGGATGGCAAAAGCGTTAAAACCAGGAGCGCCGTTGGCCTTCACATATCACCACAGCACGATCCAAGCCTACCTGCCTGTAGCCATCGCGATTCTTGACGCGGGTTTGACTTGTTCGGCTTCGTTGCCATGTCCTGCGGAAATGGGTGCTTCCATCCACATCAACGGCACGGGTTCTTCTATTATCGACACCGTATTTGTATGCCGAACGACTGGGATCGTTTCAAGAAAGACTTTACCCCGTTCAGCGGAAGGGGTTGCCTCCCTCGTCCACGGAGATTTGGCTGACCTTCAAAAAGGCAATGTGAAGCCATCAATAGGGGACACGCGCTGTATTGCGTACGGTCATCTTGTCCGACTGGCGGTATGGAACCTACGGGGAGCTTGGGACGAGACAGCCGCCACATCCGAGAAGATTGCGGCGGTCTCCGACTGGCTCCGGGATTTCGGCGGATGGGTTGAAGTCGAAAAACATCTCTGCGAGTCAAATTCTTGTCGTCGCCATGAACCTCTGTTCGCAGTGCGCGAATCCACCGAGAAATACGGAATTGAATATGCCGACGTTTCCTTTTGAAGCAGCGTTCGAAGAAGTACTGAAAGATCCGGAAAGCTATGTCGATGCCGTATTTTCCTGCCTCGAATCAGAGTTCCTGGTCATGCCAAAAGGGGCCGGATTCGTCGAATACCCCGTTTCCGAGCGCGGTTACGAAGCGAGGCGAAGATTACAGAGGACGACGGTACAGCACGGGACAAGGTGACTCGAATTCAGCATCTCGGCGAACTGAGCCTAGCGGGACGCCCTAAGGACAAACCAAAATATGAGGTCATAGCGTGCATCGGTGGCCGTGGTTTCGGGGTCAGGCGTGAAGACATGAAGAAAATGATTCTTGCGACACGGGGCAAGGTTTTCACCGTCAAGACCCTCGATCGGCTTGTTGAACATACGCGTCTGATGGAATTTCGAACAAAATCGATCGCTTGACATCTCATAGCCATTCGTCTCCCCCTCCGGCGAGCCTGACCGCCGGACCGCTCGTCGCGTTCGCCGGGGGAACCCCGCGCCCTCTGGTCGCATGCCGTCCAGAGGGCGCGCTAAGGGCCTCCGACTCGGCCGAAAAAGACGGTGCGCATTTGTGAACGAATACACAAAACACGCCCGCAACCCGGTTTTTTTCTTGACAAGAATCGCCCCTAACGTTAATTCATTCACTTGATTCGATTCTCATATGGGCGGTCCGGCTTGAAATCCCTCGCGGACCATTTTTCGTTGTTCAATCTCATCTTTCACGAGGGACATGTATGGCGAAGCAACGACTCGTTACAAACCGCGGAACAGGATGGCTGTTCTTCGTTGCTGGATTGGTGTTGATGCTTTTTGTCGGCTGGTTCCTGTTTCCAAAAGCTCTTTATTCCACCAAAACCCAGCCCTTCGAGTTCAGCCACGCGACCCACGGACCGCAGGGAGCCGCCGGCAATGAGTGTACTGATTGCCATGCTTTTCGCGATGACGGTTCCTATCAGGGAATTCCCCCCCTCTCCAAGTGCATGGAATGTCATGAGGAGTTGATAGGCGAATCGGAAGCTGAAAGGGAATTTCACGAAAAAGCGTTGGAAATGGCGGAGAATGATGAACAAGTCCCGTGGCTGATCTACTCCCGGCAGCCCGTGTGTGTCTATTTCTCCCATGCCGCTCACGTCAAAATGGCTGAACTCGAGTGTACTTCGTGCCATCCGGATGTCACCAATCAAAAGGCGCCCCTGCCGTACTTTCAG of the Deltaproteobacteria bacterium genome contains:
- a CDS encoding MMPL family transporter, which produces MELLKKLSFRAILERILDRPVLVLLAVVGISVLFAWHLPRLCFRTSIYDLVIQDLPETSRYEEFKKIFGSDEIIQVVIKGKNIYDPVTFEKVEQLARVASDIKGVRRVISLPGIRKSVDIGGKWTLEQFADVAGAVALFQRNLISEDRTTTVLNVILEDGADKDQVLSALQGMIDRESGELSLYQIGMPLVSQALASFTQKDFFFLPPITFLLIAVVLFILFRCLLCLLL
- a CDS encoding MMPL family transporter, with amino-acid sequence LLCLLLPLASVLLTLLWTLGLMAWTGTAMSMLTMIVPVFLIAVGTAYCLHLMSDYVDRVERCPSRREAVFETFSRLTLPTALAVLTTAIGIGSLLVNRIVAIREFAIFSCFGIFSLLIILLTFFPSVLVLAPTPTKKKQDSARGRLSAAFIELVIRLNLKHQRVVLPVLGIVALVCGIGVFRLQIQTNPIGYFKENTPVSRHFHDIYRDMSGSFPINVFMSGSTDDYFEDPEHVADIARFQKYVETLPEVDKTISFADYLKLVNYVLNRFNPEYYALPTQAYQIRMLINNYKIILGEEMLTRFMNPNFSATNILLLTHISSSRGFLRTRDMILAYAHSDFSKDIRWDVTGFGIVLSASSHLITTGQVKSLSLTVVLVFGIMFLLFLSSKVGLIAIVPNLFPIVINFGIMGWFGIELSMVTSLIAGIAIGLAVDDTIHYLVRYNIEFKKDLDDTNALAATLRHVGRPIVFTSLTISLGFSVLAFSSFNPTAVFGVLMVITMISALVGDLMILPSLMQHVELVTIWDLLRLKLGKAPELGIPLFRGLTRTQLHYILMAGALRKSEAGEVLFRKGDASDSMYAVVSGGMDVVDHPIGEDPSKTHGIQKLISHIAPGDLVGEMGLLRSAPRSATVIVTEPSELLQINWKMLKRLQWLYPPAAHKLFYNLMSFLCDRLQQTTECLSQTSHVDGLTGFYDRDDFLKILEIETYRARRYGTDLSLCLLGIEFQSTDHHPKEHAKDQLLKLLGRSLSKEVRDCDTLARIDARTLALLLPQTSLPDALPISDRLRRILQGPDFQTETLRITIQTGVAGLNPGAGETGGELLAHAVSALEADGR
- a CDS encoding DUF2283 domain-containing protein, translating into MKLNYYPETDSLYIDLSEKVSVESREVSEGVVLDYDAEGRLVGIDIDNASTKVQLKELSLQRLPADIKAVA
- a CDS encoding GlxA family transcriptional regulator, which translates into the protein MKKVTILAMHNAMASTITGPMDIFYQAGVMWNHFNGQELTPYFDVKIVTSTGKPFKCLNGVRMLPHGSIHDVQDTDLILVSSILDIEKTLRVQSEVIDWLRDRYRLGSHIGTICNGAFVLAETGLLDGKTATTHWAYAKQFQERYPRIELKPERLITDEGDLFCSGGFYAGLDLSLYLVEKYCGHETALKSSKSIIHDIGRTSQAPYAIFRFQKDHKDQQILAVQEWIENNFDQNFDYDGLAFDHRMSRRTLERRFKTATGDTPLTYQQRIRVEASKRLLENGDLSFDEITYRVGYEDSSSFRKVFLKRTGLLPTEYRKKFQRA
- a CDS encoding helix-turn-helix domain-containing protein yields the protein MDQGKWLTMDELAEYLKMGRTKLYRMAQEGEIPASKVGNQWRFDREEIDQWMKSQRPFSAGQKQEGVAR
- a CDS encoding DUF1156 domain-containing protein, with translation MIEKNFDISFIADLALRETQIQQNYRPIIAVHKWFARRPGTLFRGLLLSEFSDSPLRDAFYRPNDFPNVRVADPFMGGGTPLLEANRVGCDVVGFDINPMSYWIVKQEIEHLNLAAYDRAADFLRGELEKDIGRLYRTKCVICGNEDSHVKYFLWVKTTVCQDCGKDIDLFPGYLLSSDARHPRNVFVCSSCGQLTETGERNNPGKCGYCGIPLLLNGPASRNRCRCSHCGAGNSFPNADFGPPRHRLFAMEYYCPSCKSGHAGRFFKAPDEQDLSRLAEAEARWANTRSRFVPDDEIPSGDETNRLHRWGYRRYREMFNARQLLGLELSARIISRTSNERVRNALATNLSDLLRYQNMLCRYDTMALKSLDIFSVHGFPVGLIQCESNFLGILDANKSVCVGSGGWKNIIDKFRKAKAYCDAPFEVRHGGQRKEIMPIRGEWIGDRLNGGTTGKHRVVEIHCGDSAAGDLPESSLDAVFTDPPYFGNVQYAELMDFCYVWLRRLIGEKVEAFGNASTRSRQELTGNIDMGRDLQHFTEGLSSVFQRMAKALKPGAPLAFTYHHSTIQAYLPVAIAILDAGLTCSASLPCPAEMGASIHINGTGSSIIDTVFVCRTTGIVSRKTLPRSAEGVASLVHGDLADLQKGNVKPSIGDTRCIAYGHLVRLAVWNLRGAWDETAATSEKIAAVSDWLRDFGGWVEVEKHLCESNSCRRHEPLFAVRESTEKYGIEYADVSF
- a CDS encoding cytochrome c3 family protein — its product is MAKQRLVTNRGTGWLFFVAGLVLMLFVGWFLFPKALYSTKTQPFEFSHATHGPQGAAGNECTDCHAFRDDGSYQGIPPLSKCMECHEELIGESEAEREFHEKALEMAENDEQVPWLIYSRQPVCVYFSHAAHVKMAELECTSCHPDVTNQKAPLPYFQNRITGYSKDVWDRMKMSDCGDCHEKHGANNACFVCHK